From the genome of Mycobacterium dioxanotrophicus, one region includes:
- a CDS encoding APC family permease, whose translation MSDRSKPATAGLRRQLGVFDAVTIGLGSMIGAGIFVALAPAARAAGAALLVGLAVAAVVAYCNATSSARLAALYPASGGTYVYGRQRLGPFWGYLAGWGFVVGKTASCAAMALTVGFYAWPAHAHAVAVAAVVALTAVNYLGVQKSAWLTRAIVAVVLAVLAAVVVAAFGSKHFEVSGMAPSTGSVAGILQAAGLLFFAFAGYARIATLGEEVRDPARTIPRAIPTALGITLVVYALVAVAALGVLGPHRLAQSAAPLAEIVHVAGAGWLTPVVRVGAVVAAVGSLLALILGVSRTTLAMARDRHLPGALAAVHPRFGVPHRAELAVGVVVAVLAAAVDIRGAIGFSSFAVLVYYAVANASAWTLTRTEGRPPRLIPVVGLLGCVVIAFALPLVSVVAGLAVLAVGALAYGIRRRLTSAQG comes from the coding sequence ATGTCCGATAGGTCCAAGCCCGCAACCGCGGGGCTGCGCCGGCAGCTGGGCGTGTTCGACGCGGTGACGATCGGGCTCGGCTCGATGATCGGGGCCGGTATCTTCGTCGCGTTGGCTCCCGCCGCACGGGCGGCCGGGGCGGCATTGTTGGTCGGGCTCGCGGTCGCCGCGGTGGTCGCGTACTGCAATGCCACATCGTCGGCACGCCTGGCCGCGCTGTATCCGGCCTCGGGAGGCACGTACGTCTACGGACGGCAGCGTCTCGGCCCGTTCTGGGGTTATCTGGCCGGCTGGGGGTTTGTCGTCGGCAAGACCGCATCGTGCGCCGCGATGGCGCTGACGGTGGGGTTCTATGCCTGGCCCGCTCACGCGCATGCGGTGGCGGTCGCCGCCGTGGTGGCGCTGACCGCGGTGAACTACCTGGGCGTGCAGAAATCGGCATGGCTGACGCGCGCGATAGTGGCCGTGGTCTTGGCGGTACTCGCGGCGGTGGTGGTAGCCGCCTTCGGCAGCAAGCACTTCGAGGTATCCGGGATGGCGCCCTCGACCGGCTCGGTGGCCGGCATCCTGCAGGCGGCGGGGCTGCTGTTCTTCGCGTTCGCCGGCTATGCCCGCATCGCGACGCTGGGTGAGGAGGTACGCGACCCGGCCCGCACCATCCCGCGGGCCATCCCGACCGCGTTGGGCATCACGCTGGTGGTCTACGCACTCGTCGCGGTCGCCGCGCTGGGTGTGCTGGGGCCGCACCGGCTGGCGCAGTCGGCCGCGCCGCTGGCCGAGATCGTGCACGTCGCCGGTGCCGGGTGGCTGACGCCGGTGGTTCGGGTCGGGGCGGTGGTGGCGGCCGTGGGGTCGCTGCTCGCGCTGATCCTGGGGGTGTCGCGCACGACGTTGGCGATGGCCCGCGACCGTCATCTGCCCGGTGCCCTCGCGGCCGTGCATCCCCGGTTCGGGGTACCGCACCGGGCCGAACTGGCCGTCGGCGTGGTGGTTGCGGTCCTGGCCGCCGCGGTCGACATCCGCGGCGCGATCGGATTTTCGTCGTTCGCCGTGCTGGTCTACTACGCCGTGGCCAATGCCTCCGCGTGGACGCTCACACGAACAGAGGGACGGCCGCCACGGCTCATTCCGGTCGTCGGCCTGCTCGGCTGCGTCGTCATCGCGTTCGCCTTGCCGCTGGTGTCCGTCGTGGCCGGGCTCGCGGTCCTGGCCGTCGGCGCACTGGCGTACGGCATCCGCCGGCGACTCACCTCAGCTCAGGGATGA
- a CDS encoding Rv1733c family protein → METFTLNAGTWIRRLATHGPLVRTSDRIEAAVALLVLILVLFAVPVAGALGTTAYDTRAHEYAAQRLTSHRVDAITTDGSSPSKMRYQDAFVTPVQWQFAGKQHIDTIRTPVRLKPGDHKPVWVDAAGNRTVAPLTDRDAAIDAVSIAIASWIAVAGAGAAVLVVVHSRVNRRRYAGWDRELEDLADNGRTNRS, encoded by the coding sequence ATGGAGACCTTCACGCTCAACGCCGGGACCTGGATCCGCCGGCTCGCGACCCACGGCCCGTTGGTCCGCACGAGCGATCGAATCGAGGCCGCTGTCGCGCTGCTTGTCCTGATCTTGGTGCTGTTCGCCGTGCCCGTCGCGGGCGCGCTGGGCACGACGGCCTATGACACTCGCGCGCACGAGTACGCCGCACAACGACTCACCAGCCACCGCGTCGACGCGATCACCACGGACGGCAGCTCACCGAGCAAGATGCGCTACCAAGACGCGTTCGTGACCCCGGTCCAGTGGCAGTTCGCGGGCAAGCAGCACATCGACACCATCCGGACCCCGGTGCGGTTGAAACCGGGCGACCACAAGCCCGTTTGGGTCGACGCCGCAGGTAATCGGACCGTCGCACCCCTCACCGACCGTGATGCCGCCATTGACGCCGTCAGCATTGCGATCGCGTCATGGATCGCGGTCGCGGGAGCCGGCGCGGCCGTGTTGGTCGTGGTGCACAGCCGGGTCAACCGGCGCCGCTACGCCGGGTGGGATCGTGAACTCGAGGACCTCGCCGACAACGGACGGACGAATCGCAGCTGA